The Lepidochelys kempii isolate rLepKem1 chromosome 2, rLepKem1.hap2, whole genome shotgun sequence genomic interval TGCTACTGTCCTGCCACTTGCTCTGCCCCACCAGTCACTCTGCACCCTCTGGGATTTAATAGggtcccaccacttaacacagctctgtGATGTCGGCGTTCAGTGATCTcatgttagtgggggagcctcactgctagcACAGACTGAGCAGAATCTCGCATCAGAGACTctgtcccaaagcaggtctaatgcttagccctggttatcagtgatttcagctctgttaGTCTACACCAAGACTCCCAAGTGAGTCTTAGtcagctctgttattacacagtggagaagCAGGATCAAATCATGCCTGGGAGCAGAGCCCAGACCTCCAGGTACAAGTACCCAtgggtgccaactccatgggtgctgcgGGGCTCAAGCACCCAAGGAAAAAACACacggagtgctcagcacccacagctgttcagcagctggcaggaggcactgggttgAGCCTGAAGAGCAGCAAGAggactcgggggagggggcagcgtgaGGGCAAGATCTTAGGGAAATAGGCAGAATGTGGGCAcagccttggggcagagcaggggtagaGCACCTCCCAGAAAAATAAAAGTCTGTGTCTGTGCAAGtatttaccccccaccccaccttccctCAACTCCCCTGGCCTTTGGTACACATATCTCCTGCTTAGCGAGTGCAGTTtcgttgagggtgagtccctcaatcagggtatgcccagcacagttctgctgcccttgattcacacaacaaggatagaCACCCCTTTATTACCTCTGCTCCAATAGCAAAGTGACTtgtgatccaacaccagccaaaaatCATCATTTGGGCACAGCAGTCCCATCACAGTTGTTTGTTTGTACAGTCATTTTTGTGAAATGGTACTCAAATCAACACACAACAGAACAGTCAATATTACAGACTGGCTGGTGAACGGAAAATAAATGCATCTCTTGTTTTTATTATAACAAAACACAGGGTGTGATGCAGCAAGTGTCCATTTAGTATTGGCCCAGTTTGCTGTtatacaatttaaaaattaaacatttttatgctTCCCTTTAGAAGGAAATGATGAGGTGGTAGGTGAACATCCAGGAATAAGTAGTCAAAGAAAATTGATCAATCAGATCAATACTAATGCTTTGCATGTACCTATCCCCCTTCACCTCAGTATCTGAAAGTGCTTTATCAGACGCTAATTTAGCCTCAAAGCACCACTGTGTTTTGTAAATGTAATGTGCATTGAAAAGCCCTATCTTGTGCTGCACTGAAGAGAGTCCTGAGCATGCCAGCAGATTTCTGTTATCAATGGTCAACAGTGAATGCTGTAACATGACCAACCAATTAGAACATGTATGCAAATATTAGTGTCAAAGGGAAAAACTGTTgtcatttatatatttatagCAACAATGGAAGGATTTCAGATAATTCTGATGAAGAAAGATAGTCTGTACATAATGTTACATACTTCTGTTTACTGATCTGGATGGAAATGTTGTCAACCCTGACTTATGGTTGTTAACACTGGGTTAAATCATAAATCAGGTCCCAGAAATCATGAGCTTGGGGGCTTGTTTACATGGTGTGTTAGTCCGCACCAGTAGTTCAATGTAAATTCTTGTCTGCACTAATGTGTTATATACTAACTAGCCCATATAGATCCACTGGGGTGCACTACTGCATGTTAATGTAGTTCAGTTTTaagccaggggtctcaaacacatggcctGCAGAGTTATTTTCTGTGGCTGCCAAGCTCCTTGCGCTGTCCCCCCCAAGTTATTTCCTATGgccaccaagctcccctccctccccgcccttccccacccagtgcactgcgtccccactcctctgcctacctccaggtgcttcctgccaccaaacagctgtttggcggtgcttagcactttccaggagggagcggggaggagcggggagccgcgtgctcaggggaggaggcagaaaagaggcagggctggggcggggatttggggaaggggagcttggtggaataggggtggggaaagggtgggaagaggtgaggcaggggtggggcctcatggaaggggtggagtgggggtggggccaggggcagacgGGGGGCTTTAACAGAAGTAATTCTAAAAGTAAGTGCATGTTTTGTCCTTTGAGTCAGGTGCATTactgagtgtttatattttattaaaatcgcTGGGAAATGACTTTGTCAAAAAAAAAGAACACTCATGGAAGAGAAGAGAGTGTTTCAAGACAAATGggagaatttatatttttttcacaGAGGTAAAAGATAAAATTCAGTGCCTTATTTGTCAGCAAACGATTGCTGTTCCCAAGGAGTATAACATGCGTCGGCACTATGACACAATGCACTGTGAAAAATATgatgcattcactggaaaaaTCCGAGAGGAAAAAGTTCGGCTACTTAAAGCAGCATTTGCCAAGCAAAGAAATTTCTTTTTGGAGATTAACAAGTCTAGCGAAGATTCAGTAAGAGCAAGTTTTGTGATAAGCAAAACGATAGCTAAATCATCGCAACCTTTTACAGAAGGCCTATTCGTAAAAGAATGTCTTGTGAAGGCCAGCAAAATTTTATGTCCTGATAGGAAGAAAGTTTTTGAAGGCATAAGCTTGTCTGCCAATACAGTTGCCTGCAGGATAATGGATTTAGCAGATAACGTGCAAAAACAATTGATTCAAATGGCAAAAGACTTCGAAGCATTTTCAATTACTCTTGATGAGAGTACAGATGTATCAAATACCGCACAGTGTGCAGTGTTCATTAGAGGTGTGGATTGCAATTTGAATGTAACTGAAGAATTGCTAGACTTAATGCCACTGAAGGGTCCCACAACAGGACATGACATATTTCAAGGACTGGAAGAGTGCATTGAAAGAGCTGTGCTGCCATGGAACAAACTCATATCTTGGGCTACGGCCAGTGCGCCATCAATGTGCTCTGAAAATGTTGGTGTGGTTGGATGTCTGAAGACCAAACTGAACAGCCTCAATATACCAGGAATTAGCTTCACCAGTATACACTGCATTTTGCACCAAGCAGCCCTGTGTGGTAAAAGTCTACAAATGAAGGAAGTTATGGATGTAGTTGTTAAAACCATTAATTTTATATATGCACAAGGGCTGAATCACAGACAGTTCACTTCTTTTCTAGCAAGTATGGACAGCGTATAAAGGGGAATTTCTGTATCACACTCAAGTTAGATGGCTGAGTCTTGGAAAtgttttgaagtgtttttttGCACTTAGAGAGGAGATTGATTCCTTCATGAAAATGAAAATCAAGGAGGTTCCACAGCTTGCTGATTCCACTTTTATCTGCAACCTTGTTTTTCTAACAGGTGTCACTGATCACCTGAATACACTGAATGAGAAGCTTCAGGGTAGGAAACAGGTGATAACACAGATGTATGACAGTGTTAAGTCATTCAAAGTCAAGCTTACTTTGTGGgggaaacagctgattgctgGCAATTTGGTCCATTTCTCGACTCTGAATTCCTTAGGAAAAGTTGAACCCAAATCCTTGAAAGAATATGCAGATATCATTTCTAACGTACACAAACAGTTTGATGTGcagtttaaagatttcaaggcaTTTGAATCacattttcaacttttttccaCACCATTTGCTGTGGAAATTGTCAACGTTGCAGAGGAAATGCAAATGGAGTTAGTGGAGCTTCAGTGTGAGACCATTTTGAAGCAGAAGTATACAGAAGTTGGAATTCCAGAATTCTACCGGTTTCTTTCACAAGAAAGATTTCCCATGTTATTCTCTGCTTCCGCAAGGGTAATGGCAACGTTTGGAAGTACATATATATGTTAACAGTTTCTCTCTTCCATGAAGATTAACAAATCTGTGCTAAGGTCAAGGCTCACTGATAAACCTTTGCAAGCAACACTGAGATCGGTTTCATCTCAGGATATCAAACCTAATATTGACGCTCTGGTTGATGCAAAACGCTGCCAGCTAAGTGGCCAAAAATGAAATGACTGTCAAAATTAGCACTGAATTTtcacattacagttttaaaaaagttaatacattgacttttaatagcatactatattactcttcatttttttcatttttgactatacttttgtattgttgtatgaaaaggttttagtgatgcggccctcgggccaatgtactagtccctatgtggcccttgtggtgatttgagtttgaaaTCCCTGTTTTAAGCTGTGTTAACATGCATCAGAGAACTTCCATTGTGTGTGTGAGCAAACACCTcatgagaccctcctttctctccccctgcccattACATTCACTGCactgaaagagacaaaggaagcatttgtGGACACTGGGGGAGGTGTCCTGACCTAATTACGTGGCATAATTTACGATTTTACATGGGGCCAAATAACTACAGTTCAGTGATTAGCAGGCTTATTGCCAGAGGTAAAAGTAAGCTGGTCCGGTCTGGTCcggtgtaccggcaagagccagtatgcTGTGCCGGAccggaccagcttccccaggctggcaatttaaagggcccggggctccctgcagtggctggagccctgggtcctttaaatcgcCTCCCGAGCCCCGCTGcgggagccctggggtagtggtggcaaggcttcggcagtgatttaaagggcccggagctctgctgcggtagtggcagccggagccccgggccctttaaatcgctcctgagccccggggctcccagccacctttgcagctggtagctctgggggtgatttaaaggccctggagctcccagccacagctggAGGAGCCCTGGGGCTTTTAAATATTGAATTAAAGGGCCCGGGTATTTAAAGGCCACGGCTCTTCttgttgaggccacgcccccttgCTCAGGACTCTGGAGTACCGGTAAGTCGTTTAAATTATGCTCACCCCTGCTTATTGCATAGTGAGCCCATCACACACAGGACTTGTCACCAGATAAGAAATATCTGCTAAAGTTGTGTGTTCATAAATCTGCAATGATGGGTCACTTAATTTTCCACCCAACTCCCTCTGTGTATTGTGACTATACAATATCGTGCAGGGATTGAAGAGCTGAGAGGTACCTAACTTCACACTTTTGAGCCCGCTGTGTACAAATCCATTAAATGTCATGTGGGTTTCTTGTAAGCAGAAGGCTGTCTGATTTCCACAAAGTGTGGATACATTCTTGCACGTTCTAACAGTGCTGTCAAACGTATCCTGCTTCTCAACTTCCTGCTCACGCAGTGGAAAGATAAAGAGCTCAGCTTCAAAATGGTCAAAAATCCCCTACAATTCCTGCTTGTACAGCAGACGAGGTAAGTAGTTTTTCTAGAAAGCAAGCCAGAAGTCAAAATGACTGAGACTAATGTCTGCTATTGGCTCAGGGGAACTTTGACTTCTGTTTTGtttgggacactttttttttttctttttgccacttGGGAGCATGAAACAAATACCTAGCTCACAAATGTTCAATACTTGGCCTCTTTATGTGCATTTACAACGTTGCATGCAAAACCACTTTCACAATCAATTCTTACCGTACTATGACTTGCCCTTGCAAGTGATGGAATGCGTACTCTCAAATGAGACGGGCTTACCTTGCACCTGGGTTGAGAAACCCATGTATGCCACCTCTGCATGTGCAAATAGCCTCTGCACATATAAATTCTATCCCTTGCATTCACATGTCatagtgtgtttaaaaaaaattgtgcatgcaaatgatTGTGGATACCACGTTTCTCACACAGAGGCCAGAGTTTGCAAAACTGACCCTAAATGCTAATCTAAAAAGTTTAAAGCTGCGGTATGCGTTCAGGAATGTTTTCATACAATAAATCCTCCGTAAAACAATGTTACTTTTCATAGCTGCAGAAATATGTCTTGAGCCTTATACATTCATTTAAAGAAGTCTCCtttgaaagattatttttttcttttccaggtttTGTGTCATTCTTCGAAAGGGTGCAAAAGCAACGCTAGAGATGGAGAGGTTGTGCTGAAACCTTGGGCTTCTAGAGTGTCTCCCTTCCATTGAGAGACGTCAGGAATTGTATCTCCAAAATGTCTACTCTTTTCACATAGGAAACACAATCCTAGCCATATCCTGTAGTGTTTATAAAGGATTAATGAAAGATAGTTCTATGTCTAAGGAGAGCTCTGATATCCCTATGTGATCCTTTTAGGGGATTGATTCACCTTATAGAGATCGGGGTACAAGACAGTTTCTGTGCATAGACTTACAAGTAAGACTACGTCTTTATTTTTTTTGGaacctcattttcacttgtgGAAATGCTCATGATTAGGGGTCTGCTTAAATCACagagaaatcacacattttttgTGGCTTGGTCAGAGCATAAAGAGCAAATTTTGCAGATGTGTTCATACAGTATATAATATATACAACAAGTATTGTAGTCCACTACTGTTACGTTTGTAAGTTGCCCTGGATAAGGGAGTCTGCGAAGTACTTTTAcccgtgaatttggtaaggccctatttATAATAGCATGCACATATCTTGCTTGCTTGGAAACCCCATTGTGGCTATAATATAGCTCTGATGTTGTTCCTCTCCCCATGAAGGGAGGCAAGTCCCAGATAAGGCAATCAGGCCAGGTGCAACTGCAGGCTCCAAACTAGTGGCATTCCATGGCTGCTCATCaggaatgaaaaaagaaaaggaggacttgtggcaccttagagactaaccaatttatttgagcataagctttcgtgagctacagctcacttatgctcaaataaaagtcctccttttcttttcgcgaatacagactaacacggctgctactctgaaacctgtcattaggaaTGAAAAAGTTATTTAGAGCTAGATGGCCTCTTAGAAGTTCAATGGCAATACAGCCAGGCACATCTAGGAAGCCTCCTACACCAGCAGTTGCTAAGGAAGAAAGGCCAGAACCCTGCAGGGTTACAACAGTATGGTGGCCTTAAAGAGACAAGTCACAGTTGTAAAGGGTTTTTCTTCTACCTTTTCCCATTTATATTTGATTATATGTAGCACATACACTAGCTGGGAAGAGCAACGTTCATCTCTCTACTGCTTTTGGAAAAGGAACTATTCGTAATATACCGCTACAGCATATAGGTTATTTCTTCAGTGTCAAGAAGACAAAAAAGCAATTCCCCCCACAGGATATTTGGACAGTAAAGTAATATTTTCTTATTCAATGTTATATTAATAATTGTAGCACTCAAGACtatacaaactttttaaaataaaagagctTTTGCACCTCCAAGATATGTATCTTCAGGTGAGCTAGTGAGGGACTTTGATCCTCTTTCTTGATGGAGACGATAGACTTCAAAATGTATGTAAtagtgttcagatactacagcaatgaATGTCTTAGTGATAAGTACTAATAATGTGAAACAGATATATAGTCTAGATTTCTTGACATGATGCAGTGGCTTTAAGCAGGCTCATCAGAATGTTGTGTAATCTTTTGCGTAACACAGTTGCACAATATTAATATTGTGCATTTAAAAGGTGAAATCCACCCCATGCAGAGGGCTGGAATAAGGGCTCTGGACCATTTAAGGCCCACTTTTAAACTTGTTATGAGGTCTTAAATGGTGCACTGACCTTGTGCAAGTCCTCTGCACATGGGTGAATTTAGCTCACGTGCAAAAACTGATGGGTCgtggatagctcagcggtttgagcatgggtctgctaaacccagagttgtgagtacTCCTCTGTGATTGGTAAGTTTCACTCTGCCACTAGATAGAATAAACAAGTGGGGAATGTTTAGCTAAGCGTTGCATTAGCATGATGAGGATAATATTTAAACCATGTCTTCTCAGATCAGTTCATACCACTCTGCTCTCTCTCATCTTATTCTCCACACTTGCAAGAAAAGGAGCAGAAGTACTTACTCGAAACTTACGGCTGCTCAGCAGTGAGGACAGTGTTTAGTGCTTAACTTCACTTGCAGTGTatcccacacacctcctgggtgtggtgttctgtcccatctagtggcactgagaccacttagagagagagatcaaatgaGTCTGCActacaggcagttggcttttagctcatgcggtagagggtCATGCACGAAACTCCCGAGGTCCCCAGTTTGATCCCACCTGCTGATGACCacggtctgtcggcattacaaaTGCACACAAGTCCTTTACTCAGATGCATGGTGGAGTGCAACAGCCTTGCTTACCCTGCTGATCATCTCACTGGATCGAGATGAGTGAGAATAGCAATCTGTATTTGGAGCGGTTGAATGCTGGAAGCTAGTGGTAACATCCTATTATATCAATCAGGATTTCAACATCATTCCTATTAGGTTTCCCTAGAGCACCCTCATTTCAATCACCTTTCAGCCAATATTTTTggattctctttctccttcaacCATGTATTACAGCATAGAATAGATGTACCAGACACTTTATTCAAGCCATCTGGTCACCATCTTTTCCCTGCACAGCCAAGAATGTCAGGAGAAAATTGCAATTAGATGGCTTTATATTTAGATTGAATTTGTTGGTATCCTTCTGAATTACTATGCAAATATAACGTAAATTGTGGGAATATGCAGAAAGTCTAGTGCAACTTTTAAAACCCTGTGCAGCTTCATTTCTATTAACTTTTCTAATTTCCCAGTAGAAATTGTTTCTGTAGATTTTTAATTTCAGCCAAACTGCTTGTTGGAGAGAAGTGAGGTCTCAGCAGATGGTTGTCACAAAATGAACAGCAATTAAGAATTAGTGCGCAACTATAAACAACTTTGTAGATTCTGTAATGCTGTATGCCAACATACATTACAGATGCCAGGCTCAAAAGACACATGTATGTGTGGGAACGGACATACAGTATAATCTGGATGGATTCAAATCCCAAATCATAAGAATATAAACATAGTAGTAGGATTATACTACCAGTTCCCCGATCAGCAAAGGGATCTTGAATGCACAGTGTTGAGGCTCAACAAAGAAGTAATTAAGTAAACAAAAAACAGCAATGATGGATGACTGTAACTGCCCACATATGCAATGGTCTAATGTCACAGTGGACAAGGCTTAGATACCTTAAACAACTGCTTCTTAGAATATCTGAGTTGGAGGTAGAAACAGATTAGACACTGTGATGGAATGCACTccgtattcacaccctacacactactgtagtAATCTTTGTACACAATACGTCTGGTGAGGTATCACTTGAAAATTCTagcctttcattttatttaaagtgaatataGTAACGTTGTATTACACCATAGTGAGTTCAGCTCTggtggctacagtttcaagctcaaCAGAGTGAAAGCCACCTCTGCTACTTGTTTCAGATTTAGAGTCTCTAGAAACACATAAAGACCAAGGATAGTGACCACACAGACATTCACAAGTACAAGGTCTAGTCTGTTTtgcaagttttattaaagttacaattaccCAAGTAAAAAGAAATTCTATAAagacctatgcacaagttacaaatataaTTATGCTCACATCCTTAAGGATATTCTTAAGGTCTGATGTCTGCCTTGCCAACTGGTCAccagtagagggatggttcctaTTAGAAGCTAATTTTTCCCAATCTGGGCAGCCTCTTTTCATAATGTGATTCTGACTATACCTCATTAGAATTTATGCACATAGTGCACCCTGTGGTTAGGGCATGTGCTAGACTACTGGATATCTTGTAAGCCAAAAATTACTCTTACTGTTAATTTTTCGCAATATCGCCCATTAGTACATCTTTGCCTCTAATCTTGTGGCATAGGGTCATTCGTCTTCTCTAAGGGGGCTCTACTGTACATGTGTCTGTGTCCCTGCACTGCTGATTGGAGAACTTTGACAGCAGTGTCCGTTGGGCCTGCACATGCGCTCCCTCTCCTTGTGCTGCAACACAAGCCTAGACAGTGCACATGGGCTaaccgccctcagttccttctcaaccgcccctggctagaggcagagctggtAGCTGTCCGTTAGCGGATCGTTAACTCTCTTTCATTTGTTAAATGTTAGCTTCCTTGAAAGCCTTTtagttttcttttcctcttctgactgtttatttagcggtacctaaaaaaaaaggaaagaaaaatggacTTTGTTCTTGTGTCATCCCCTGGTGTGGGGGAACCCCCCAGACAAGGGTATGCTCAGCTCTCTAAGCTTCAAGAAGTGTCACACTTGCAAGAGGTGATCCTGGTCATGGACAAGCACTGTCAGTGCATCCGCTGCCTCGGTGAGGGCCACATCCAGCAGAAGTGTTCCCTTTGCCAGCAGCTCCAACCAAGATCCTGCAAGGACAGAGAGAAAACCATCTTTATGGAGGCAGCTCTCTGACCCCAGCCCTCTAGTGAGGTGTGAGTCTTCCCCTCAACCTTCCACTTCAAAGGATAGTGGGTCAAAGAAGCGGTCTGGGGACTCCGCTCATAAGTTGAAAAAGAGAGTGTGAAGTCCCCTCAGCAAGCCCAGGGATAGCTGAAAGCGATTGCCATCTTGTTCGGTATCCTCAGTGCCCCAGCACCAAGATCCTCCAGCACCCTCACCTCACATTGATAACCCCACAGACCCTTTGGGCATGGGCACCAAATCTTTGATAGAGAAAGATACGGGCAAACATCCTCAGATGCTTACTGTACACGAGTCGCCATTGGTACCATTGGTACCAGCAATATTGGCCCACCCAGCCCTGGACAGACTGGTGTGGATGAGGTCTCCGTCTCCCCCTGGCACTGATGGTGGGGGGCTTGGTATGAGTGGAATTCCATCAGAGCGGTGACCTAGGCACATTGGAGGCACCCAACGCTCCGTCCCTGGGTACTGAGATTACGGTACCGAGCCATGGCCAGCCACAGGGTATCTCTCCACAATCATGCCATGCCCCTCCACTATCAAGTGAGAGGTCGGATAGTGAGCTGGAAGGAGTTTCACAGTACTCTTCACAAGCTCCATATGGGACCCACTACCAACAGGGTCCAGGGATGTACCACCAGATGGCACCACCACCCATGGCACCTCCACCAGGCCCTATGCCACCACAGTGGCCATATTGGAACCCCTGGGCAGCGCACCGACAGCCTGCCTCAAGGGCGTCAAGGATGGCCTAAGAACCCTCCAGCCATGCTCCCTTGGCCGCAGCATCAAGGGCCTCGCAGCCTCAAGAAATTGAGGAGCAGTAAGGGGATACAGAGAAGGAGGTAACACTGGATGAAACGGTCATGCCTTCACCACCTGCCATGGCAGATGACTTTTGCTTGTTCTAGGAGCTATTGAAGAGTGGTGGACACCCTCCACATATCATTGGAGGAGGTCAAAGCCACCACCACCAGCTCATTAACATCTTTCATTCTTCACCTTCTTTGAAAATCATCCTCCCAGTCAATGAGGTTAGTCTAGACCAAGCTAAGACGGTGTGGAAAACTCCGGCATTGGTGGCCCCGACTGCCAGTGGGTAGACAAAAAATATTATGTCCCTGCAAAGGAATCAGAGTTTTTATTCACTCACCCACCACTCAATTCCATTGTGGAGGACGCTGTGAACTATCGTGGCCCACAACATCCCTCCAGGACAACACCCTATGACAGAGAGTGGAAGCGCCTTGTTCACTTTGGTAGGAAGATGTCCTCCTCGGCCACCTTACAGTTTCGTATTGCCAACTACCACACACTCACAGCAATATACAACTACCCAAGTTATAATAAGTTAAATGACTTTATTGATAAATTGCCGGAGAATTCCTGAGACTCCTTCAAGGCCATCATCTAGGAGGGGCAACTAGTGGCAAAAACATCATTGCAGTCGACCCTTGATGCTGTTGACATGGCTGCCAGATCCATCTCTATGGCTGTGGTGATGAGATGGGTGTCATGGCTTCACCTCTCAGGATTCCTGAAGGAGGTGCAGACCACATAATTTTGGCAAAAGCATTTTTCTTCATAAATTGGACAGAATATTGATCACTTTAAACAGAACAGAACCAGGCTCCACACCTACTAAGCAGAAGGCAGCAATTGGTTTATGTCTTTGTTTAACTCTCATTCTTTATATTCCATGCATCTTTTTGAAAAAACAAGAGGCAACATCTTAGAAGGGTATCTTTTTTCCTTAAGATGCTCACCAATCAAAATATTAAACTGAATTGTGTTCTGGAATGGAACCATCTTCTTAAAAGAATGGCATTAATAATTAACTTACAATGGGAtaaacagtattgccaaccccaaatattcaaaagtcatgagtcagcCCTCACACACAAATCATGAgtcaccccacccccacgcacAAAAAtcgtgagatttaaaaaaagttatatgGAGTTTTTTTTAtctcttttgatttttgaaaccTCCTCTCCCCCCTGGAAATACCTGGTATGTCTAAGTGACAAACAGTGTTACCAACTCTCTCAAAGTATTGAGTAAGGTGATTTTGGCCACTGTTGTAGGAGCTCTATCTGGCTGCCTGTAACAAGACAGGGCATCTCCCCAGCTTCCTAAGGACTCTGTCACACCCTCAGTCTCTTCTAGGCAGTATTATTGTCCAGCTTAACCAACCAACCACAGTTCCTCAGTTCACCCTGAGCTACAGTCCTCAGGCACTTTTCCCCTTTACCTCTCAGGCTCACTGCCTCTTCTCCCAGAGCACTCAGGCATGCTTAGCTCTCCAGGTCTCCCGATTCCCAGGAGACAGGCACTGAGAGACTCATGTCCAT includes:
- the LOC140905748 gene encoding general transcription factor II-I repeat domain-containing protein 2-like, whose amino-acid sequence is MRRHYDTMHCEKYDAFTGKIREEKVRLLKAAFAKQRNFFLEINKSSEDSVRASFVISKTIAKSSQPFTEGLFVKECLVKASKILCPDRKKVFEGISLSANTVACRIMDLADNVQKQLIQMAKDFEAFSITLDESTDVSNTAQCAVFIRGVDCNLNVTEELLDLMPLKGPTTGHDIFQGLEECIERAVLPWNKLISWATASAPSMCSENVGVVGCLKTKLNSLNIPGISFTSIHCILHQAALCGVTDHLNTLNEKLQGRKQVITQMYDSVKSFKVKLTLWGKQLIAGNLVHFSTLNSLGKVEPKSLKEYADIISNVHKQFDVQFKDFKAFESHFQLFSTPFAVEIVNVAEEMQMELVELQCETILKQKYTEVGIPEFYRFLSQERFPMLFSASARINKSVLRSRLTDKPLQATLRSVSSQDIKPNIDALVDAKRCQLSGQK